A segment of the Acidobacteriota bacterium genome:
GCGCACGCAGGCGCACTGGGTCGACCTGCTCAAGCAGGGCTGCCAGCTCTGCCACCAGCTCGGCAACCTGCCGACGCGCGAGATCCCGAACGCCGCAGACTTCGACTCGACCGAGGCGGCTTGGGCCCACCGGATCGTCACGGGCCAACGGGCATCCAACATGGCCGCCACCATCAACCGCTTCGGTCGCCAGCGCGCGATTGCGTCCTACGCGGAGTGGACCGACCGGATCATGGCGGGCGAGGTGCCCCCACAGCCGGAGCGACCGCAGGGCCGCGAGCGCGATGTCGTGCTGACGATGTGGGAGTGGGGCGGCGAGACCGGCTACATCCACGACGAGATCGCGAGCGACAAGCGCGATCCGCGCGTCAACGCGGGCGGCCCGGTGTACGGCGTCGAGTTCGCCGGCGACAAGCTGGTCTGGGTGGACCCGGACAGCAGCGAGGCGCACGAGGTCGTGCTGCCGGTGCGCGACACCCCCGGCGAGGGCGACTTCCGCTCCTACATCGCCCAGGAGATGCCGAACCCGTCCTTCTACTACGGCGACGAGCTGATCTGGAACAACCCCGGCAACCCCCACAACCCCATGATGGACGCCGAGGGGCGCGTCTGGATGACCCACCAGATCCGGGGCCCCGGCAACCCCGACTGGTGCCGCGAGGGCTCGGACAACCCGTTCGCCCAGTACTACCCCATCGACCGGGCCGCGCGGCACGTCGCCTACTACGACCCGGCGAGCGAGCACGTGGAGCTCATCGACACCTGCTTCAACACGCACCACCTGCAGTTCGGCTTCGACGAGGACGACACGCTCTACCTGAGCTCGGTGAGCGACGTGATCGGCTGGGTGAACACGAAGACCTACGCCGAGACCGGTGACGAGCAGGCGTCGCAGGGCTGGTGCCCGACCATCGTCGACACCACCGGCGACGGGCGCATCGGCGAGTGGACGGGCCTGCGCGAGGATCCGGACCCGACGAAGGACCGCCAGATGGGCCGCGGCTGGTACGGCATCGTTCCCGACCCGACCGAGGAGAACGTGGTCTGGGCCGCGTCCGCCGGGGTCCCCGGCCAGATCGTGCGCCTCTCGATCGGCGACGACCCGCCCGAGACGTGCATCACCGAGTACTACCAGCCGCCGTTCGAGAACGCGGGCGCGCCGATCCAGGGTTACTCGCCGCGCGGCATCGACATCGATCGCAACGGCGTCGTCTGGACCGCGCTGTCCGGCAGCGGCCACGTCGCCAAGTTCGACCGCAACCGTTGCGCCGTGCTGAACGGACCGACCGCCACCGGCCAGCACTGCCCCGAGGGATGGACGCTCTACGCCACCCCGGGACCGCAGATGCAGGGGGTGGACGCGCACGGCAGCGCCGATTTCCACTATTACAACTGGGTCGATCAGTTCGACACGCTCGGTCTCGGCGAGAATGTGCCCATCGCCACCGGCTCGACCTCCGACTCGCTGCTCGCCTTCCTGCCGGAGGCGGAGGAGTTCGTGATCATGCGCGTCCCCTACCCGCTCGGGTTCTATTCGCGCGGCCTGGACGGGCGGATCGACGACCCGGACGCGGGCTGGAAGGGACGCGCCGTATGGGCCGACTACGGCACGAACGCCGTCTGGCACATCGAGGGCGGCAAGGGGACGCAGGGCAACCTGGTGAAGTTCCAGGTGCGCCCGCACCCGCTGGCGCACTAGCGGAGCTCTTGCGCAGGGTCGGCGGAGACCAGGCCGCCGGTTCCCGATGAGGGCTACCGGCGGCCTTCGAACATGAGAAGCGAGAGAATGTCGTCGAGAGCGGCGCTGCGAGACACGGCGCGTGAGCGCATCAGGCCGCGGCGGTCGTCCGAACCGTTCCGTTCCGCCGCGGACGCCCGGGCCTTCTTTGCCGCCTGCGATCCGCGGGAAAGCTCCGGTGTCGAACCTGCCTGAGTCACGCAATCCGAGATTCTGGTCGACTATCCGTACCTGCAGGATGTCAAGCCGATTCCGGCCGGAGGCACTCCAGATCTGGCGTCCTTTGTTCCCTGCGGCCAACCTCCCTGAAAAGCACGCTTGATTCCTGGCACGATATGAGCGTATGATCGATACACATACACATGAATCAGGTGCTGTCGACTATGGCCAGAGTACAACTGCTCATTCCGGACGAGGATCATGTCCGGTTCACGCATCAGGCGCGAAGCGAGGGAATGTCATTGAGCGCCTGGTTGCGAGCGGCAGCGAGCGAACGCCTCGATCGACACTCGCCGACCGAACGCTTCGAATCTCGTTCGGATGCCGAACGCTTCTTCGCAGCTTGCGACGCGCGGGAGGGCCCCGGCGTCGAGCCTGAATGGGAACAGCACCTTGCGGTCATCAAGGAATCCCGAGGCCGCGGCGCAGCCATCGAATGACGTTCGTCGATACCAACGTCGTCATGTACACGGTGGGCCGACCGCATCCCCTGCGGGAACCGGCCCGAGAGTTCTTCGCTGATGCCGCGCAGCATCGGAAGCCCCTCTGCACCTCCGCAGAGGTTCTACAGGAACTGATGCATGCGTATCTGGCGGTTCAGAGGGAATCGACCCTGGACTCGGCCATGGCGCTCATTGCGAGAGCGCGAATCAACGTCTGGCCTCTGGAAAGCGACGACGTCTACCTGGCCTCGCGGCTGCGCTCGCAGTTCCCCGCGCTGACCGCGCGGGACCTCTGTCACCTGGCGAGTTGTCGCCGGCGAGGCGTGACCGACATCAAGACCTTCGACCGCGCCTTCGGCTCCGCGGTACGCGCTCTGCACTGACGCCCGAGGCGGGACCTCCGCGTTGACGGCTACGCAAGATACCGGGCCACGGCCTTCTCGTCCCAGTCCATGCCGAGTCCCGGCCCGCGCGCGGTGACGCAGCCGTCCACCGGCAGCGGCGGATCGGCGAGCACGGCGCCGGCCAGGTCCAGGTACTCCAGGTAGTGCGCCAGCGGCGTCACCGGCAGCACGTGGGCGCTCGCCTCGACGAACAGGTGGCTGGAGACCGGCACCGCCGCCGCCTCAGCCTGCCCCATGGCGCGCAGCCAGCCGGTCACGCCGCCGATCTTCATCAGGTCCGGCATGCAGAAGTCGCAGGCGCCGGCGGCCAGGGCGTGCGCCATGTCGTGCCCGAACCACCAGTTCTCGCCGGTCTGGACAGGCACCGGCGAGCCGTCGCGGACGCGGGCGTGTCCGGCCAGGTCCTCGGCCGGCACCGGCTCCTCCACCCATTCGAGATCGAACCGGGCCAGAGCGCGAATGCGCCGCACCGCCTCGGGCGCGGTCAACGACTGGTTGAAGTCGATCATCAAGCGCACGTCCGGACCGATCACCTCGCGAACGCCGGCCAAGTTCTTCAGATCCCAGTCCAGATCGCCGGATCCGACCTTCACCTTGATCGCGCGGAAGCCCTGCTCAACGCTCTGCTCCAGGGCCGGCGCGTCCGCAACCGGATCGACGATGCCGTAGCTGTCGTAGGCCGGCACCGGACTCGCCTCCCCGCCGAGCAGCTCGACCACCGGCCGCTCGAGCGCGCGGCCCCGCATGTCCCAGAGCGCCATGTCCAGGCCCGACAGCGCCATGCCGACCAGGCCCTGGCGTCCCATGAGGCGGAAGCGCGCGGCGAGATCGTCGGCCACCCGGGCGGGACAGGCCGGACGGCCGCGCAGCACCTCGTCGAGGTCGTCGACGAACGCTTTCAGGGCCCGCAGCACGAGCGTCGTGTAGCCGAAGACGTAGGCCCGGCCGGCCGGGCCCTCCTCCGACGCGACGTCGATCAGCAGCAGGGGCGACACCGGAACGTCCCCCGACGCGGTGCGGAGCGGCCGGGCCAGCGGCGCGGCGACGGAACGTGCGGTAAGGGAGCGTATGGTCAGCTCGGACTCGGACATGAGAAATCTCCTTCAGGACCGCCCGCCAACAGCCGGCCGGGACGGAATCGTCGCCGTCTCGCGGTTCGGCCGACGATGTTCCGCGGCGCCTCGGCCATCACTCTACTCGTATCCACCGTGGTACGATGGCGGCGCTTTCAGCGAGGCCAAACGGCCGCTGCCCCGGCCCTGCCGGTTCCGCGAGAATCGGGACGCCGGGAGCGCGGCGCGGCGACGAAGGAGAGAGAGAATGGCGAAGCGTCTTGTCGGCACCGTCGCACTGCTCATGCTGGCCGGAAGTCCGTCGGCGGCCCAGGAGTTCCCTCCCGGATTCGTCGATCCGGCACCGTTGCTCGCCGCCGTCGCCGAGGAAATCGGCGAGGCCGACCTGCGCTGCCTCTCGTACTCCGGTAGCGGCGGCTACGCCGGCGCGGTGGGCCAGACGTTCGAGAACGCGGTCAACATCGACTGGCCGCGCATCGGCTCGCTGGACAACTACACGCGCACCATCAACTGGGAGGCGGGCACGAGCGTGGAGACGTTCGACCGGGAGCCGGGCCTCGCCCCCGCGTCCTGGAAGTACGGCCTCGGCTGGCGCGGCGGTACGCCCACCCAGACCCGGACGCGCCAGACGCACGTGACCAACGGCGAGTTCTCGTGGCACATGGACGGCGACGGACCGC
Coding sequences within it:
- a CDS encoding carboxypeptidase regulatory-like domain-containing protein, with amino-acid sequence MAAVTLAAAGLILDGPAVSAWQAIMLDADDIGGVVRSPNGPEAGVWVIAETDDFATRLRKIVVTDDAGRYVLPDLPDADYEIWVRGYGLADSPKVTGRPGQPLDLTAVIAADPQQAAAVYPANYWYSLMQVPDASEFPGTGADGNGIPPTVRTQAHWVDLLKQGCQLCHQLGNLPTREIPNAADFDSTEAAWAHRIVTGQRASNMAATINRFGRQRAIASYAEWTDRIMAGEVPPQPERPQGRERDVVLTMWEWGGETGYIHDEIASDKRDPRVNAGGPVYGVEFAGDKLVWVDPDSSEAHEVVLPVRDTPGEGDFRSYIAQEMPNPSFYYGDELIWNNPGNPHNPMMDAEGRVWMTHQIRGPGNPDWCREGSDNPFAQYYPIDRAARHVAYYDPASEHVELIDTCFNTHHLQFGFDEDDTLYLSSVSDVIGWVNTKTYAETGDEQASQGWCPTIVDTTGDGRIGEWTGLREDPDPTKDRQMGRGWYGIVPDPTEENVVWAASAGVPGQIVRLSIGDDPPETCITEYYQPPFENAGAPIQGYSPRGIDIDRNGVVWTALSGSGHVAKFDRNRCAVLNGPTATGQHCPEGWTLYATPGPQMQGVDAHGSADFHYYNWVDQFDTLGLGENVPIATGSTSDSLLAFLPEAEEFVIMRVPYPLGFYSRGLDGRIDDPDAGWKGRAVWADYGTNAVWHIEGGKGTQGNLVKFQVRPHPLAH
- a CDS encoding type II toxin-antitoxin system VapC family toxin translates to MTFVDTNVVMYTVGRPHPLREPAREFFADAAQHRKPLCTSAEVLQELMHAYLAVQRESTLDSAMALIARARINVWPLESDDVYLASRLRSQFPALTARDLCHLASCRRRGVTDIKTFDRAFGSAVRALH
- a CDS encoding mandelate racemase, which encodes MSESELTIRSLTARSVAAPLARPLRTASGDVPVSPLLLIDVASEEGPAGRAYVFGYTTLVLRALKAFVDDLDEVLRGRPACPARVADDLAARFRLMGRQGLVGMALSGLDMALWDMRGRALERPVVELLGGEASPVPAYDSYGIVDPVADAPALEQSVEQGFRAIKVKVGSGDLDWDLKNLAGVREVIGPDVRLMIDFNQSLTAPEAVRRIRALARFDLEWVEEPVPAEDLAGHARVRDGSPVPVQTGENWWFGHDMAHALAAGACDFCMPDLMKIGGVTGWLRAMGQAEAAAVPVSSHLFVEASAHVLPVTPLAHYLEYLDLAGAVLADPPLPVDGCVTARGPGLGMDWDEKAVARYLA